The proteins below are encoded in one region of Vibrio sp. ED004:
- a CDS encoding ion transporter, producing MSRKPLKHHLYVIIFGTHTPAGRAFDISLIVAILASLLVLILESIPNVMTEWSQQLRYIEYSFTALFTLEYLLRLYCSPKPKSYATSFYGVVDLLAILPTYLAIIFPGASFMGVVRLLRVMRIFRILKLVRYLQDSNILLRSLLMARRKILIFFSTVGILVVIFGALIFVIEGPENGFTSIPHSIYWAIVTITTVGYGDMVPQTALGKAIASLTMLLGYSILAVPTGIITAELSNEMNSHKELVKCPNCNRSGHDSDAIYCKHCASELADPDKRVVTEEKE from the coding sequence ATGTCACGTAAGCCACTTAAGCATCATTTGTACGTCATTATCTTTGGCACTCACACTCCAGCCGGACGCGCATTTGATATTTCACTGATCGTTGCAATCTTGGCTTCGCTGTTGGTGCTTATATTAGAGTCGATCCCTAATGTGATGACCGAGTGGTCACAACAGCTGCGTTACATTGAATACAGCTTTACTGCCCTCTTTACACTTGAGTACCTGTTGAGGCTCTATTGCTCTCCAAAACCAAAATCTTATGCCACCAGCTTTTATGGTGTCGTTGACCTGTTAGCGATTCTCCCAACCTACCTAGCAATCATCTTCCCAGGTGCTTCGTTTATGGGTGTGGTGAGACTGCTTCGTGTGATGCGTATCTTCCGTATCCTAAAATTGGTTCGCTACCTACAAGATTCCAACATATTGCTGCGCTCACTGTTAATGGCGAGACGAAAGATTCTGATCTTCTTTAGTACTGTCGGCATCTTGGTCGTTATCTTTGGTGCTTTGATCTTTGTTATTGAAGGCCCAGAGAATGGCTTCACCAGTATTCCTCACAGTATCTACTGGGCAATCGTGACCATTACTACCGTAGGTTACGGTGATATGGTACCGCAAACCGCATTGGGTAAAGCTATCGCATCTCTGACTATGCTCTTGGGTTACTCAATCTTAGCCGTGCCGACGGGGATTATTACCGCAGAACTCAGCAATGAAATGAACTCGCACAAAGAGTTAGTCAAATGCCCAAACTGCAACCGTTCAGGCCACGATTCAGATGCCATCTATTGTAAACACTGTGCCAGTGAATTGGCCGATCCCGACAAACGTGTCGTGACTGAAGAGAAAGAATAG
- a CDS encoding prepilin-type N-terminal cleavage/methylation domain-containing protein — protein MKANLKGFTLIELVVVIVIIGVLAVVAAPKFLNIQHDARASVIEGVAAALGNASEIGYGKGVLAGLEKQYWAGSATADEEGREYHYGFPAVKPKGMPMFVDLDATNDISKGTEFVWAVYDNYSPGYTVPVYMIYTISDLVEANTHYPYPTKEEIEETKCYARYEIHAYQDSSGAEAKVVTETSGC, from the coding sequence ATGAAAGCAAACCTCAAAGGTTTTACTCTGATCGAGTTAGTTGTTGTTATCGTCATTATAGGTGTTTTAGCGGTTGTCGCAGCGCCTAAGTTTTTAAACATACAACATGATGCTAGGGCGTCAGTGATAGAAGGCGTAGCAGCTGCACTGGGTAATGCATCAGAGATTGGCTACGGGAAGGGTGTGTTAGCTGGCTTGGAAAAACAGTACTGGGCTGGCTCGGCGACAGCAGATGAAGAAGGGCGTGAATATCACTATGGTTTTCCCGCGGTCAAGCCCAAGGGTATGCCGATGTTTGTCGACTTAGATGCGACGAATGATATATCGAAAGGGACCGAATTTGTTTGGGCCGTGTACGACAACTATAGCCCCGGTTATACAGTGCCTGTCTATATGATTTATACCATCTCGGATTTGGTTGAGGCTAATACTCACTACCCTTATCCAACCAAGGAAGAGATAGAAGAAACGAAGTGCTATGCGCGTTACGAAATTCATGCATATCAAGATAGCAGCGGTGCTGAGGCAAAAGTAGTGACAGAAACTAGCGGATGCTAA
- the asd gene encoding aspartate-semialdehyde dehydrogenase, producing MRVGLVGWRGMVGSVLMQRMVEEKDFDLIEPVYYSTSQIGIPAPVLGGKDAGLLQDAFDIDSLKQLDAVITCQGGDYTSKVYPALRQAGWKGYWIDAASTLRMDADSIITLDPVNLAQIQQGIHSGTNTFVGGNCTVSLMLMALGGLYEKGMVEWMSAMTYQAASGAGAKNMRELISQMGVINDSVSSELANPSSSILDIDKKVADTIRSSSFPTDQFGAPLAGSLIPWIDVKRENGQSKEEWKAGVEANKILGLDGQPIPIDGTCVRIGAMRCHAQALTIKLKQDVPMDEIEEIIATHNDWVKVIPNDRDITAQELTPAKVTGTMSVPVGRLRKMSMGNDFLNAFTVGDQLLWGAAEPLRRTLRIILAEKA from the coding sequence ATGAGAGTAGGTCTAGTTGGTTGGCGCGGTATGGTTGGTTCTGTACTGATGCAACGTATGGTTGAAGAGAAAGACTTCGACCTGATTGAGCCTGTTTATTACAGCACATCTCAGATTGGTATTCCTGCCCCTGTTCTAGGCGGTAAAGATGCTGGTCTACTTCAAGACGCTTTTGACATTGATAGCCTAAAACAGCTAGATGCTGTGATTACCTGTCAAGGTGGCGATTACACATCAAAAGTATACCCAGCACTTCGTCAAGCGGGTTGGAAAGGCTACTGGATTGATGCGGCTTCTACTCTGCGAATGGACGCTGATTCAATCATCACTCTTGATCCTGTTAACTTGGCTCAGATCCAACAAGGCATTCACAGCGGCACCAATACTTTCGTTGGCGGTAACTGTACGGTGAGCTTGATGCTTATGGCACTAGGCGGCCTATATGAAAAAGGCATGGTCGAGTGGATGAGTGCGATGACTTACCAAGCGGCATCGGGCGCTGGCGCTAAAAACATGCGTGAGCTTATCTCACAGATGGGCGTAATCAACGACAGCGTAAGCTCTGAGTTAGCAAATCCTTCAAGCTCGATTCTTGATATTGATAAGAAGGTTGCGGATACGATTCGTTCATCTTCATTCCCAACAGACCAATTTGGTGCTCCTCTTGCTGGCTCACTGATTCCTTGGATCGATGTGAAGCGTGAAAACGGCCAAAGCAAAGAAGAATGGAAAGCGGGCGTTGAAGCGAACAAGATTCTTGGCCTAGATGGTCAGCCAATCCCTATCGATGGCACTTGTGTACGTATCGGTGCAATGCGTTGTCACGCTCAAGCACTAACGATCAAGCTTAAGCAAGACGTGCCAATGGATGAAATCGAAGAGATCATCGCGACACACAATGATTGGGTTAAAGTGATTCCTAACGATCGTGACATCACAGCGCAAGAACTGACTCCGGCTAAAGTAACAGGTACGATGTCTGTACCAGTAGGTCGTCTCCGTAAGATGTCTATGGGTAACGACTTCCTAAACGCCTTCACAGTTGGTGACCAATTGCTTTGGGGTGCTGCAGAACCACTACGTCGCACATTACGTATTATTCTTGCTGAGAAAGCGTAA
- the nhaC gene encoding Na+/H+ antiporter NhaC — MKQSKTRLPNLLQVFIALGLFLSLAFSFTAKFDLPIQLALYIGWFIIMVLGVRLGHQYKDLEKAALKGISNGLGAVLILLAVGALVGTWISGGIVPTIIYYGLKAIHPSIFLLATMIICSLTALATGTSWGAAGTAGIAMMGIGQGLGVPAPITAGAVLSGCYFGDKMSPLSDSVILASSMSNVEVVEHIKGMLPVALISYVITGIMFTAFGFHYAGNVDMSQVESVIKAMEVQFYITPYSFVPVLIVLGLLAFRMPSFPVISFGSLLGIIWAVMIQEIDFLTAFNTAWAPFSISSGVEFIDSILNRGGMSSMLGSVAVIVFGLGFGGLLDKVGVLETIAKVFERRVNSAGSLATSTIGTAFMGNVFGSAMYVSLILTPKICAKNYDRLGYKRKNLSRNAEFGGTLTSGMVPWSDNGIYMASILGVATLSYAPFMWLSFICIIVTIVTSYMGWFVDKCEPTAPALETEEASELTKQQA, encoded by the coding sequence ATGAAGCAGAGTAAAACTCGCCTACCGAACCTATTACAGGTATTCATCGCGTTAGGACTATTTCTATCCCTTGCTTTTTCCTTTACTGCAAAGTTTGACCTTCCAATCCAACTTGCCTTGTATATTGGCTGGTTCATTATCATGGTTCTTGGTGTTCGTCTTGGCCATCAATACAAAGACTTAGAAAAAGCAGCACTCAAAGGAATATCTAATGGCTTAGGCGCAGTTTTAATACTTTTAGCCGTTGGCGCTCTTGTTGGTACTTGGATCTCAGGCGGGATCGTACCGACCATCATTTACTATGGTCTGAAAGCTATCCACCCTTCTATCTTCCTTTTAGCGACCATGATCATCTGTTCCCTAACTGCATTGGCTACCGGCACTTCTTGGGGCGCAGCAGGTACAGCGGGTATTGCGATGATGGGTATTGGCCAAGGCCTTGGTGTTCCAGCGCCAATTACGGCTGGTGCGGTACTGTCAGGCTGTTACTTCGGTGACAAGATGTCTCCGCTATCTGATTCAGTGATTCTTGCTTCTTCAATGTCGAACGTTGAAGTGGTTGAGCACATTAAAGGTATGTTGCCAGTTGCGTTAATCAGCTACGTAATTACCGGCATCATGTTTACTGCGTTTGGCTTCCACTACGCGGGCAACGTTGATATGAGCCAAGTAGAGTCTGTAATCAAAGCAATGGAAGTACAGTTCTACATCACGCCTTACTCATTCGTTCCTGTATTGATCGTGCTTGGCTTACTGGCTTTCCGCATGCCTTCATTCCCAGTGATCAGCTTTGGTTCTCTGTTAGGTATTATTTGGGCAGTGATGATTCAAGAGATCGATTTCCTAACGGCATTCAACACCGCTTGGGCACCGTTCTCAATCTCTTCTGGTGTCGAGTTCATTGATTCGATTCTTAACCGTGGCGGCATGTCTTCAATGCTGGGTTCGGTTGCGGTTATCGTGTTTGGTTTAGGTTTTGGTGGCTTACTTGATAAAGTCGGCGTACTAGAGACAATTGCGAAGGTATTCGAGCGCCGTGTAAACAGCGCAGGCTCACTAGCAACCAGCACCATTGGTACAGCGTTCATGGGTAACGTGTTCGGTTCAGCAATGTACGTATCGCTAATCCTTACGCCAAAAATCTGTGCGAAGAACTACGACCGTTTAGGCTACAAACGCAAGAACCTGTCTCGTAACGCTGAGTTTGGTGGCACGCTAACATCAGGTATGGTGCCTTGGAGTGATAACGGTATCTATATGGCGAGTATTCTAGGCGTTGCGACGCTATCTTACGCGCCGTTCATGTGGTTAAGCTTCATCTGTATCATCGTGACTATCGTGACGTCTTACATGGGCTGGTTCGTTGATAAGTGTGAACCAACGGCGCCAGCACTTGAAACTGAAGAAGCATCTGAGCTGACTAAGCAACAGGCCTAG
- a CDS encoding Hpt domain-containing protein: MEQSVVKPNRFKKPATFLVVILALWLLPSLALLNLSRSYTRSLAQIEELGIRVNELRQSLYFSEPLRVSRINDLALDAQLVYSTRLQIESDFQHAFFRPDVNQLLYVADQFLEKFDEFIPIESQVQDIVDNIKLLRADTELSPKLKPLLNEFGVVVFEAMYSDNQSSSATYRAFDFILDKSYALETEEQEAIQQLLADASALLSDYAQLNYLVDKIKKNSVNEQIIKLEAEFRARQFNLLLVMLGLSLVAMIALVLWGANAKKLTKETDEEFIPEPEAEPIKQSASRTSHAEVDLEEGASGSVAREKGSVSNESNHSAASSVVNPSNNASHIAGSQHSDFQSQPSSSVASQPVIQQNIENVPVVEKHVASVTDSKPAIDIEDMLETLDGDAESVELLLGVFVQDHADDYEKFKSLLTKDETSAARVVHSLKGVAGSIKASRLVIIAASIEMTMKQSRAISEHDLTELEQAIKASVDSAHAYLDNQR, from the coding sequence ATGGAACAATCAGTAGTAAAGCCCAATCGCTTTAAAAAACCAGCCACTTTCTTGGTTGTGATCTTGGCTCTGTGGCTACTGCCTTCATTAGCACTTCTCAATCTAAGCCGTTCCTACACACGTTCTCTTGCTCAAATTGAAGAACTCGGTATTCGCGTTAATGAACTAAGGCAATCGCTTTATTTCTCGGAGCCATTGCGAGTATCTAGAATCAATGACCTCGCACTTGATGCTCAATTGGTTTACTCGACCAGGCTGCAGATTGAATCTGATTTCCAACACGCCTTCTTTCGTCCTGATGTGAATCAATTGCTTTACGTCGCAGACCAATTCCTAGAAAAGTTTGATGAGTTCATCCCTATAGAAAGTCAGGTTCAAGATATTGTCGACAACATCAAGCTCTTGCGTGCTGATACTGAACTCTCTCCTAAGCTAAAACCGCTACTGAATGAATTTGGAGTGGTGGTTTTCGAAGCTATGTATTCTGATAATCAAAGCTCATCCGCCACTTATCGTGCATTTGATTTTATTCTCGATAAATCGTATGCATTAGAAACCGAAGAACAAGAAGCTATTCAACAGTTGCTAGCAGATGCATCTGCATTGTTGAGTGATTACGCTCAGCTCAACTATTTGGTTGATAAGATTAAGAAGAACTCAGTCAACGAGCAGATCATCAAGCTTGAAGCTGAGTTTCGCGCTCGTCAATTTAACCTATTATTGGTGATGCTTGGTTTAAGCTTAGTGGCGATGATAGCGCTGGTTTTATGGGGCGCTAATGCAAAGAAATTAACCAAAGAAACAGACGAAGAATTCATTCCCGAGCCTGAAGCCGAACCAATTAAGCAAAGTGCTTCTCGAACTTCTCATGCAGAGGTTGATCTAGAAGAAGGTGCTTCTGGAAGCGTTGCTCGCGAAAAAGGCAGCGTATCTAATGAATCGAATCACAGTGCTGCTTCCTCGGTAGTTAATCCATCAAATAACGCCTCTCATATTGCTGGCAGCCAACATTCCGATTTTCAATCACAGCCGAGTTCTAGTGTGGCTAGTCAGCCCGTTATTCAACAAAATATTGAAAATGTACCAGTGGTAGAGAAACACGTCGCCAGTGTCACGGATTCAAAACCTGCGATTGATATTGAAGACATGTTAGAAACACTCGATGGTGATGCGGAGTCTGTTGAATTGTTGCTTGGTGTTTTTGTTCAAGATCACGCTGACGATTATGAGAAGTTTAAATCGCTACTAACCAAAGATGAAACTTCCGCAGCTCGTGTTGTACATAGCCTGAAAGGCGTGGCGGGTAGCATCAAAGCGTCTCGATTGGTGATCATTGCGGCGAGTATCGAAATGACGATGAAGCAATCAAGAGCCATCAGTGAACATGATTTAACTGAGCTCGAGCAGGCAATAAAAGCCTCGGTAGATTCAGCTCATGCATATTTAGATAATCAACGTTAA
- the yejK gene encoding nucleoid-associated protein YejK: protein MSLHLSNVILHQLSKNDQDELIVNYRAESLENDASSESLVAELHRVFNSKAGKGFGSFKSDSEFQQWLHQLRAGETNFYDFSQKSAQRLKEELSKYPFADEGILVMAEYQSLATDYLFIGLLPSNQSLKVTEGLDISATDYLDISKMDIAARLDLSTYETDKESNRYLTYIKGRVGRKVADFFLDFLQAEVGLDAKQQNQVLMQAVEDFVSDSKLEKEEAISYKKQVADYCNEQLKAGDEVQVRELSGELPASTDGTSFFDYTSEQGYELEDSFPADRATMRKLTKFVGAGGGLNVSFDSLLLGERIFYDPETDTLTIKGTPPNLRDQLTRNKS, encoded by the coding sequence ATGAGCCTTCACCTTTCCAACGTAATTTTACACCAGCTGAGTAAGAACGATCAGGATGAACTGATTGTTAACTATCGTGCTGAATCTCTAGAAAACGATGCTTCATCTGAAAGCCTAGTTGCTGAACTTCACCGTGTTTTTAATTCAAAAGCAGGCAAAGGGTTTGGTTCTTTCAAATCTGACAGCGAATTTCAGCAGTGGTTGCATCAACTTCGTGCTGGTGAGACAAACTTTTACGATTTTTCTCAAAAGAGTGCGCAACGTCTAAAAGAAGAGCTATCAAAGTACCCATTCGCTGACGAAGGTATCTTGGTAATGGCTGAATATCAGTCACTTGCGACAGATTACCTTTTCATCGGTCTGCTGCCTTCAAACCAAAGCCTAAAGGTGACAGAAGGGTTAGATATTAGCGCAACTGACTACCTAGATATCTCAAAAATGGATATCGCGGCGCGCCTAGACTTGTCGACTTACGAGACAGACAAAGAGTCAAACCGTTACTTAACTTATATTAAAGGACGTGTTGGCCGTAAAGTCGCGGATTTCTTCCTAGATTTTCTTCAAGCTGAAGTCGGTTTAGATGCTAAGCAGCAAAACCAAGTGTTGATGCAAGCGGTAGAAGATTTTGTTTCTGACTCTAAATTAGAGAAAGAAGAAGCGATCAGCTACAAAAAGCAGGTTGCAGACTACTGTAACGAGCAGCTAAAAGCGGGCGATGAAGTGCAAGTTCGTGAGCTTTCTGGCGAATTACCAGCAAGCACAGATGGCACGAGCTTCTTTGACTATACTAGTGAGCAAGGCTATGAGTTAGAAGATAGCTTCCCAGCCGATCGCGCAACTATGCGTAAACTAACAAAATTTGTTGGTGCTGGTGGCGGTTTGAATGTTAGTTTTGATAGTCTGCTTCTAGGCGAGCGTATCTTCTACGATCCGGAGACAGACACGCTAACAATTAAAGGCACACCACCGAACTTACGTGACCAACTGACTCGCAATAAGTCATAG
- a CDS encoding YejL family protein, whose translation MPIISKYTDEQVEKILAEVGAVLSKHKASPELSLMIAGNIATNVLNQNVAASQRKGIAEKFAEALISSLEDKKSH comes from the coding sequence ATGCCGATTATATCTAAATACACAGATGAACAAGTTGAAAAAATCCTAGCTGAAGTAGGTGCTGTACTATCTAAGCACAAAGCTTCACCAGAACTTTCACTGATGATCGCTGGAAATATCGCAACCAATGTCTTAAATCAGAATGTTGCTGCTTCACAACGCAAAGGAATTGCTGAAAAATTTGCCGAGGCTTTAATTTCTTCTCTTGAAGATAAAAAGTCTCACTAA
- a CDS encoding DUF3413 domain-containing protein, which yields MVDSANSYSDRVSRLVGWGHWFAFFNIIAAMLIGTRYITQSAWPETLLGQFYLAASWVGHFGFLVFALYLLVLFPLTFILPSRKLLRLVAVCFATIGLTVLLIDTQTYQNINLHLTPVVWEVLFSGEESAFTSDLQHLFIVMPLIFLLQLGLSEWVWRKQRKLSHKHIGRPITAVFFLCFISSHLTYMWADAYFYNPITSQKANFPLSYPMTAKSFMEKHGLLDREEYLQRLEANKENVNLVSYPLEKIQYNRRSDDLNILMVSVNNLRSDALNATAMPNSYAYAQQSINFTNHYSSSNDMFGIFGLFYGLPSSYASSIEAQGSSAVLLDVLDNHNYKFAAFSGDNFDDALYSEIIFRGRDVMPEQATYDDQSAIQAWADWIQSPQAKRPWFNFIELTTLDNFSSYDSSSESDSTLSTAERFAADYQKSAQAADAQLATIYAELERLDLIDNTVVIITSNHGTEFNETKTNSWGANSNYSRYQLQVPLFISWPGKSASEYTHRSSHLDVSVTLMQELLGVSSNPTDFSSGRSLFDERKRKWILAGDSRELALVTDQQTTVLDKFGNYKLYDQNYKRLKNVSPRLPVLMQGLTELQRFYTKND from the coding sequence ATGGTAGACAGCGCAAACTCATATAGCGATCGTGTATCTCGACTGGTTGGTTGGGGTCACTGGTTTGCATTTTTCAACATCATTGCTGCGATGTTGATTGGTACTCGTTATATTACTCAATCTGCTTGGCCAGAAACCTTGCTGGGTCAATTCTATTTGGCTGCATCGTGGGTTGGTCATTTCGGCTTTTTAGTGTTCGCGCTCTATCTATTAGTGCTGTTCCCGCTCACTTTTATTCTTCCGTCGAGGAAGTTATTACGTTTGGTTGCCGTTTGTTTCGCGACCATAGGTTTAACTGTCCTACTGATTGATACCCAAACGTATCAAAATATAAACCTCCACCTGACGCCTGTCGTGTGGGAGGTTTTATTCAGTGGAGAGGAGTCTGCATTCACATCTGACTTGCAGCACCTCTTCATTGTTATGCCGCTTATCTTCCTACTGCAACTCGGTCTGTCTGAGTGGGTTTGGCGTAAGCAGCGTAAACTGTCTCACAAACACATCGGCCGTCCAATCACCGCCGTGTTCTTCTTGTGTTTCATCAGCAGCCACCTGACTTACATGTGGGCTGATGCGTATTTCTATAACCCGATTACTAGCCAAAAAGCGAACTTCCCACTGTCTTACCCAATGACAGCGAAAAGCTTTATGGAGAAACATGGTCTATTAGACCGTGAAGAGTATTTACAGCGTTTAGAAGCGAACAAAGAAAACGTAAACCTAGTTAGCTACCCGCTAGAAAAAATTCAATACAACCGCCGCAGTGATGACCTGAATATCCTGATGGTGAGTGTAAACAACCTTCGCTCTGATGCACTGAATGCCACAGCAATGCCAAACAGCTACGCTTACGCGCAACAGTCGATCAATTTCACCAACCATTACAGTTCAAGTAACGATATGTTTGGTATTTTCGGTCTGTTCTATGGCCTTCCGAGCAGCTACGCAAGCAGCATCGAAGCACAAGGCTCAAGCGCAGTACTGTTGGATGTTTTAGACAATCATAATTATAAGTTTGCTGCTTTCAGTGGCGACAACTTTGACGATGCACTTTACTCGGAAATTATCTTCCGAGGCCGTGACGTTATGCCAGAGCAAGCAACTTATGATGACCAAAGCGCGATACAAGCTTGGGCGGATTGGATTCAATCACCACAGGCTAAACGCCCTTGGTTTAACTTTATTGAACTGACCACGCTGGATAACTTCTCTAGCTACGATTCAAGTTCAGAGTCAGATTCGACGTTGAGCACAGCAGAACGTTTTGCGGCAGACTATCAGAAATCTGCTCAAGCGGCCGATGCTCAACTAGCGACTATCTACGCTGAACTAGAGCGCTTAGATCTTATCGACAATACGGTGGTTATCATTACTTCTAACCACGGTACTGAGTTTAACGAAACCAAAACCAACAGCTGGGGTGCAAACTCTAACTACAGCCGTTACCAATTACAGGTGCCTCTATTCATCAGTTGGCCTGGTAAGTCTGCTTCTGAGTACACTCACCGCTCTAGTCACCTAGATGTGTCGGTAACACTAATGCAGGAGCTATTAGGCGTGTCATCGAACCCAACTGACTTCAGTAGCGGTCGCAGCCTGTTTGATGAGCGTAAGAGAAAATGGATTCTAGCGGGTGATTCTCGCGAGCTTGCACTAGTTACTGATCAGCAAACAACGGTGTTAGATAAATTTGGTAACTACAAATTGTACGACCAAAACTACAAACGCCTGAAAAACGTAAGCCCTCGCTTACCTGTATTGATGCAAGGCCTCACTGAACTACAGCGTTTCTACACAAAAAATGACTAA
- a CDS encoding site-specific integrase produces the protein MYIQKSPHGVYYARICTPAQLKALGFPFDLKISLRTKDPKLAKVIGLSLVSAVKEAFRTTDSLCFSEFQLHLKGILSHHLNLQSQKQDDRLHLGCITSISHTSKRLSEEKHWSEALEHFLEFKGVQGVSALTVHQLKQRITFFFESTTPSGLSTITAMALMEYIKTLNSSSLSAKSCKDYYAALSQFIRWCATMSLIERNVSADIKATFKKSIKADKQRSRWSESQLSTLFSSEQFQQVDNGFYWVTLLLTYMGMRPNEVCQLRTEDVVVSGPVPYLNVTDEGHGQRIKNRYALRQVPIHQSLIKHGFLEYVELRKNNSKTDLFDYKPLGLNKDWSQQYCQQFGRLLSKIGLKAGQRPTAYSLRHTFIDVLKQKEVAESTVADIVGHHHPSMTFGRYGKQTKLKLMLSAVNQFSLQLGGSHE, from the coding sequence ATGTATATACAAAAATCTCCCCACGGTGTCTATTACGCACGAATCTGTACTCCAGCACAGTTGAAAGCGTTGGGATTCCCATTCGATCTAAAAATCAGCCTTCGAACAAAAGACCCTAAGCTAGCTAAAGTCATTGGCTTAAGCCTTGTCAGTGCTGTCAAAGAGGCCTTTCGTACTACAGACTCTCTGTGCTTTTCAGAGTTTCAGTTGCATCTAAAAGGCATTTTGTCCCACCACCTGAACTTACAATCACAAAAGCAGGACGATCGCTTACATTTAGGTTGTATAACTTCCATAAGTCATACTTCTAAGCGTTTGAGTGAAGAAAAGCATTGGAGTGAAGCGTTAGAACACTTTCTAGAGTTCAAAGGGGTTCAAGGGGTCAGTGCATTGACTGTCCATCAGTTGAAACAGCGCATTACCTTTTTCTTTGAGAGCACTACGCCATCTGGTTTATCAACAATAACTGCGATGGCACTGATGGAGTACATTAAGACTCTCAATAGCTCTAGTCTTTCAGCAAAAAGCTGTAAAGATTACTACGCCGCGCTGAGTCAATTTATACGTTGGTGTGCGACCATGTCTTTGATTGAAAGAAACGTGTCTGCAGATATCAAAGCGACTTTCAAGAAGTCTATAAAAGCTGATAAGCAGCGCTCAAGGTGGTCAGAGAGTCAGCTTTCAACACTCTTCTCATCTGAGCAGTTTCAGCAAGTGGATAATGGTTTCTACTGGGTTACTTTATTGCTCACGTACATGGGGATGAGGCCGAATGAAGTGTGTCAGCTACGTACAGAAGACGTGGTCGTTAGCGGTCCAGTCCCTTACTTAAACGTAACAGATGAAGGTCACGGACAGCGGATCAAGAATCGTTATGCTCTGCGACAAGTCCCCATTCATCAGAGTCTAATCAAACATGGCTTTCTTGAGTATGTTGAGCTTCGTAAGAACAATAGCAAAACCGATCTATTCGATTACAAACCACTGGGTCTCAACAAGGACTGGAGCCAACAATATTGCCAACAATTCGGCAGACTCCTATCTAAGATCGGATTGAAAGCAGGGCAACGCCCTACTGCGTACTCCCTCCGTCACACTTTCATTGATGTTCTTAAGCAAAAGGAAGTGGCTGAGTCTACAGTCGCTGATATCGTTGGCCATCATCACCCCTCAATGACATTTGGCCGATATGGTAAGCAAACAAAACTGAAACTTATGCTTAGTGCGGTGAACCAGTTCTCACTTCAACTGGGAGGCTCACATGAGTAA
- a CDS encoding tyrosine-type recombinase/integrase: MKCRDKFLFRTVAETMFELEKGTYANSTIKAWRSKLKRIVTFFGEFDIRDIVRSCILRYLHAHNDLTNKTLNEDLTLIRKVFTFAVGDRLITQSPVDGIHNLQNAPISCNPFTLNDITRLTHQAADCSSVKNGVLLACHTGLRKSEWLALVVDDYDPVKRELKVERACVVNHFKRPKTTGSKRRIQLSKTAQKIIENQLSSIFGLAAQEIHITESDQKTRTKLTAKPLFPNLDTGKFYQKDKAIDRTFKNWLVTANVAHRGASQARHTFASQAILSGANLYWIRSQLGHNTLDMLYKHYSKWIEEDAKDYPNLIDLHFQKAANSVDKPIL, translated from the coding sequence ATGAAATGCAGAGATAAGTTTTTGTTTCGCACGGTAGCAGAAACAATGTTCGAACTTGAAAAAGGAACTTACGCTAACTCAACAATAAAAGCATGGAGATCTAAGTTAAAACGTATCGTAACGTTTTTCGGAGAATTCGACATACGAGATATCGTACGAAGCTGTATTCTTCGCTACTTACATGCACACAATGATCTTACAAACAAAACACTAAATGAAGACCTGACACTTATCCGAAAAGTATTCACGTTTGCAGTTGGGGATCGGCTTATTACACAATCTCCAGTTGATGGTATCCATAACTTACAAAATGCTCCCATTAGCTGTAATCCATTCACACTGAATGATATAACCCGTTTAACTCACCAAGCAGCAGATTGCTCAAGTGTTAAAAATGGGGTCCTTCTGGCTTGCCATACAGGGCTTCGAAAAAGTGAGTGGTTGGCACTAGTTGTTGATGATTATGACCCAGTAAAAAGAGAGCTTAAAGTCGAGAGAGCTTGCGTAGTTAATCACTTTAAAAGGCCAAAAACTACGGGATCAAAGCGTAGGATTCAATTGTCTAAGACAGCCCAAAAGATAATTGAAAACCAGTTAAGTTCAATCTTTGGCTTAGCGGCTCAAGAAATCCATATCACCGAAAGTGATCAAAAGACCCGAACCAAACTTACCGCAAAACCTCTATTCCCTAATCTTGATACAGGGAAATTTTACCAAAAAGATAAAGCAATAGATCGCACCTTTAAAAACTGGCTCGTTACAGCCAACGTCGCTCATCGAGGTGCGAGTCAGGCCCGTCATACATTCGCATCTCAAGCTATTTTGAGTGGGGCAAATCTTTATTGGATAAGGTCTCAACTAGGGCACAACACGCTAGATATGCTTTATAAGCATTACTCAAAGTGGATTGAAGAAGACGCAAAAGACTACCCCAACCTGATTGATTTGCACTTTCAGAAAGCTGCAAATTCGGTCGACAAACCCATCCTTTAA